Proteins encoded by one window of Paenibacillus urinalis:
- a CDS encoding DnaD domain protein: MRMKNMLHFTENHRYCVFREFGLSSLDERMLSSAYQPMAGAFAISLYRLLFQHVRADQIGYSTMEQQRKLFLALGLEPSDKGRKYLMEQTSKLEAVGLLQTSRVYIPETDEYTYEYELYPPLSPGEFFRTQHLTLLLRDKIGKFAVLALRSQIWTEDAEESGSPLANKENISVPFYDIFELNTHVIDYELEQALSEMSSARSEASTPAVPENDQLNYADIILRFPRESANRRYVEQLRFEPDQLGLVNYVVHKYDLGIQDVCRLLDEDDVFNTRGEIILDRLQELASSMFRQGKKRKEERSIHAAKVVSMRQALDSKQTDEPPVEHGVEMEYYLEVPPQFSSKCDIHQYNMMLRNEPYLRLLQTFFPGSVPDNLIDIFEKVDLSYKLPGEVINVLIHYLMTLLVSGSEQRINRNFVEAIASNMLLKQVNTYEKAVQYIRDQSKVKGSKDKTNEKAQRPGRARGYASQQAKLKPDIPIVQDTGDGASITEEELEEMIRFAEEMQAKKSLR; encoded by the coding sequence ATGCGCATGAAGAACATGCTGCACTTTACCGAGAATCATCGATACTGCGTTTTCCGCGAGTTTGGACTTAGCAGCCTGGACGAACGGATGCTCAGCTCCGCATATCAGCCCATGGCGGGGGCCTTTGCGATCAGCTTGTACAGGCTGTTATTCCAGCATGTCAGAGCAGATCAAATCGGCTACTCCACGATGGAGCAGCAGCGCAAGCTGTTCCTGGCGCTGGGACTCGAGCCCAGTGATAAAGGACGCAAGTATTTGATGGAGCAAACCTCCAAGCTTGAAGCCGTAGGGCTGCTTCAGACTTCCCGAGTTTATATACCTGAGACAGATGAATATACCTATGAGTATGAGCTGTATCCTCCGTTGTCTCCCGGTGAATTTTTCCGGACCCAGCATCTGACGCTGCTGCTGAGAGATAAGATCGGTAAGTTCGCAGTCCTTGCATTGAGATCGCAGATTTGGACTGAAGATGCCGAGGAATCAGGCTCACCATTAGCGAACAAGGAGAATATCTCTGTCCCGTTTTACGATATATTTGAGCTGAATACACATGTCATTGACTATGAGCTGGAGCAGGCATTATCCGAGATGTCGAGTGCTAGGTCTGAAGCAAGTACGCCGGCAGTTCCTGAGAATGATCAGCTGAACTACGCGGATATTATTTTGCGCTTCCCTCGTGAATCTGCCAATCGGCGTTATGTCGAGCAGCTCCGATTTGAACCGGATCAGCTTGGCCTTGTGAACTATGTTGTACACAAATATGACCTGGGGATTCAGGATGTATGCCGATTGCTTGATGAGGACGACGTATTTAACACCCGTGGGGAAATTATACTGGATCGTCTGCAGGAGCTGGCCAGCAGCATGTTCAGACAAGGGAAGAAGCGGAAGGAAGAGAGGTCCATCCACGCAGCGAAGGTGGTCAGCATGCGGCAGGCGCTTGACAGTAAGCAGACCGATGAGCCTCCTGTCGAGCATGGGGTAGAGATGGAATATTATTTGGAAGTGCCGCCTCAATTCTCTTCCAAGTGCGATATACACCAGTACAATATGATGCTTCGTAATGAACCTTATTTGCGTTTGCTGCAAACCTTTTTCCCAGGCTCCGTACCTGACAATCTCATTGACATATTTGAAAAAGTAGACCTCAGCTATAAGCTTCCGGGTGAAGTCATTAATGTATTGATTCATTATCTAATGACTCTGCTGGTGTCTGGAAGTGAACAGCGTATTAATCGCAATTTTGTGGAAGCCATTGCTTCCAATATGCTGCTCAAGCAGGTTAATACTTATGAAAAAGCGGTACAGTATATCCGTGACCAGTCGAAGGTCAAAGGCAGCAAGGATAAAACGAATGAGAAGGCTCAAAGACCAGGTCGCGCGAGAGGCTATGCTTCACAGCAGGCCAAACTGAAGCCGGACATTCCTATTGTTCAAGATACAGGGGACGGAGCTTCGATTACCGAAGAGGAGCTTGAAGAGATGATTCGTTTTGCCGAGGAAATGCAGGCGAAGAAGTCACTCCGTTAA
- a CDS encoding YuiB family protein, with protein sequence MNWQKEGEGERMQILPVLVLMVLFFVMMFGIGFILNMLMKTTWFPSYLFVIVLIPVVIFTMWNQESMSLGAHLGTYRLVDYLTGIAGLVGAVMSGWTIKKLRLGGYRMF encoded by the coding sequence ATGAATTGGCAGAAAGAGGGGGAAGGTGAACGGATGCAGATTTTACCTGTGCTTGTTCTCATGGTTTTATTTTTTGTCATGATGTTTGGGATCGGTTTCATTTTGAATATGCTGATGAAGACAACGTGGTTTCCTTCTTATTTGTTTGTCATCGTGCTGATTCCTGTCGTAATCTTCACCATGTGGAATCAGGAAAGTATGAGCCTTGGTGCGCATCTCGGTACATATCGGCTAGTGGATTACTTAACAGGTATTGCTGGACTTGTAGGAGCCGTGATGAGCGGATGGACGATTAAGAAGCTGAGGCTTGGAGGATACCGAATGTTTTAG